One window of Dechloromonas sp. ZY10 genomic DNA carries:
- a CDS encoding HAD family hydrolase, whose product MNLALFDLDNTLLAGDSDFEWAQFLISRGVVDREVQEAKNIEFYEHYKAGTLDIYAFLEFQLAPLARHPRSELDAWHREYMAKHIRPIMTPQARTKVLEHLADGDLCAIVTATNSFVTGPIAREFGISNLIGTIPAVDVASGRFSGQPTGTPSFQGGKITRVEAWLESQGLWWGSFEKSYFYSDSHNDLPLMEKVSHPVAVDPDDKLRAHATAAGWPVISLRPA is encoded by the coding sequence ATGAATCTTGCCCTGTTCGACCTCGACAACACCCTTCTTGCCGGCGACTCCGATTTTGAGTGGGCGCAATTCCTGATTTCGCGCGGGGTGGTCGACCGCGAAGTGCAGGAGGCCAAGAACATCGAGTTTTACGAGCACTACAAGGCCGGCACGCTCGACATTTACGCCTTCCTCGAATTCCAGCTGGCACCGCTGGCCCGCCACCCGCGCAGCGAACTTGATGCCTGGCACCGCGAGTACATGGCCAAGCACATCCGCCCGATCATGACCCCGCAGGCCCGGACCAAAGTTCTCGAGCACCTCGCCGACGGCGACCTGTGCGCCATCGTCACCGCCACCAACAGTTTCGTGACCGGTCCGATTGCCCGCGAATTCGGGATCAGCAACCTGATCGGAACAATTCCTGCGGTCGACGTCGCCAGCGGCCGTTTTTCCGGGCAGCCGACTGGCACCCCCTCATTCCAGGGCGGCAAGATCACCCGCGTCGAAGCCTGGCTGGAAAGCCAGGGTCTGTGGTGGGGAAGTTTCGAAAAAAGCTACTTCTACAGCGACTCGCACAACGACCTGCCGCTGATGGAGAAAGTCAGTCATCCGGTTGCGGTAGACCCCGACGACAAGCTGCGGGCACACGCCACGGCAGCCGGCTGGCCGGTCATCAGTCTGCGTCCGGCTTAA
- a CDS encoding PAS domain S-box protein: MLRQVHALDSEGRPVGRPLGVLLAVLNHEQLLPMAELGSAAMPNLQRHMLLADTSGEVLLNTLSGQPGEREVLRLLAITAGFEGSVAQVVEPLGELVASYRHVAISGSEGLRLVHFQRKAEMLEGAGRIRTGLLLVGTLFLLVGLGLVWGAVRRLTQPLARLAETARAFGGGERQRRVATDGESCSEFLALGLAFNHMAEQVNQAQSGLEQRVIERTEELERERRLLKTVIQSAPAMIWLKDPAGIYLACNAEFERFFGAAEAAIIGRTDYDFVDQALADFFRRNDQRAVERGGPTVNEEWVTYAHGGPRVLLETTKTPIYSGSGDLLGVLGIGHNVTERVLMLEGIREREARFHAYFDYAMIGMAITSPEKGWVEVNDALCQSFGYAREELQRMTWVELTHPDDLEADAAQFRRLLAGEINGYAMDKRFVHRDGHPVHTRLAVSVVRKADGQVDYCVAMVEDISERKAAEAKLLEYQTQLLEMVETRTRDLAQAKEDAERASRAKSTFLANMSHELRTPMNGVLGMIALARKRMSDPRGEEQLERARTSAEHLLGILNDILDLSKIEAERMTLERIPLHLSTVLGNVYSMLGARAEEKGLTLAVDLPWELGRKPLLGDPLRLGQILNNLASNAIKFSQHGEIRITVELAAEVGQEVLLRFSVSDQGIGIGEDEQARLFCPFVQADESMTRRFGGTGLGLAISRRLVELMGGEIGVSSQLGQGSCFWFTVRLPLADEAANGQLLPHGSDESAESRLRRDFAGACVLLAEDEPISQAVMQGALEEVGLIADLAEDGAAAVVLANQQKYALVLMDMQMPHLNGIEAARAIRADSLNRQTPIVALTANAFEQDRLACLDAGMNDHISKPVDLELVYATIHRWLSRSKAAEMSAVG; the protein is encoded by the coding sequence GTGCTACGCCAGGTGCATGCGCTAGACAGTGAAGGTCGGCCGGTCGGGCGACCGCTGGGGGTGCTGCTGGCGGTGCTCAACCACGAGCAGTTGTTGCCGATGGCCGAACTCGGCAGTGCGGCGATGCCCAACTTGCAGCGGCACATGTTGCTTGCCGATACTTCCGGAGAGGTGCTGCTAAACACCTTGTCGGGGCAGCCGGGAGAGCGCGAAGTACTGCGCCTGCTGGCAATCACTGCCGGTTTCGAAGGCAGTGTGGCCCAGGTGGTTGAGCCTTTGGGCGAACTGGTGGCCAGTTATCGGCACGTTGCGATCAGCGGCAGCGAGGGCTTGCGCCTGGTGCATTTTCAGCGCAAGGCCGAAATGCTGGAGGGGGCTGGCCGGATTCGTACCGGCTTGTTGCTGGTCGGGACGCTCTTCTTGCTGGTCGGCCTGGGGCTGGTTTGGGGCGCGGTACGCCGCTTGACCCAGCCGCTGGCCCGCCTGGCCGAAACCGCGCGAGCCTTTGGCGGCGGAGAGCGGCAGCGGCGGGTGGCCACGGATGGCGAGTCCTGTAGTGAATTCTTGGCGCTGGGGCTGGCCTTTAACCATATGGCCGAGCAAGTGAATCAGGCCCAGAGCGGGCTGGAGCAGCGGGTGATCGAGCGTACCGAGGAACTGGAGCGTGAACGGCGCCTGCTCAAGACGGTGATCCAGTCGGCGCCGGCGATGATCTGGCTGAAGGACCCGGCTGGGATTTATCTGGCCTGCAATGCCGAATTCGAACGCTTTTTCGGGGCGGCCGAGGCGGCGATCATCGGACGGACCGACTACGATTTTGTCGATCAGGCACTGGCCGACTTTTTCCGCCGCAACGATCAGCGGGCTGTCGAGCGCGGGGGGCCGACGGTCAATGAAGAATGGGTGACCTATGCCCACGGTGGTCCGCGGGTGTTGCTGGAAACTACCAAGACGCCGATTTACTCGGGTAGCGGCGATTTGCTGGGGGTGCTCGGAATCGGTCACAACGTCACCGAACGGGTCTTGATGCTGGAGGGAATCCGCGAACGCGAAGCCCGCTTCCATGCCTATTTCGATTACGCAATGATCGGGATGGCAATCACCAGCCCGGAGAAGGGGTGGGTCGAGGTCAATGATGCGCTGTGCCAGTCCTTTGGTTATGCACGCGAGGAATTGCAGCGGATGACCTGGGTCGAACTGACGCATCCTGATGATCTGGAGGCTGACGCAGCACAGTTCCGGCGCCTGCTGGCCGGCGAAATCAATGGCTATGCAATGGACAAGCGTTTCGTTCATCGCGACGGACACCCGGTGCATACCCGGCTGGCGGTCAGCGTGGTCCGCAAGGCCGATGGTCAGGTCGATTACTGCGTGGCGATGGTTGAGGATATTTCCGAGCGCAAGGCGGCCGAAGCCAAATTGCTCGAATACCAGACCCAGTTGCTGGAAATGGTCGAGACTCGTACCCGCGATCTGGCGCAGGCCAAGGAGGACGCCGAGCGGGCCAGTCGGGCCAAGAGTACCTTCCTGGCCAATATGAGCCACGAACTGCGGACGCCGATGAACGGGGTGCTGGGGATGATCGCGCTGGCCCGCAAGCGGATGAGCGATCCGCGCGGCGAGGAGCAGTTGGAGCGGGCCCGGACGTCAGCCGAGCATTTGCTGGGCATCCTCAATGACATTCTCGATTTGTCCAAGATCGAAGCCGAACGGATGACCCTGGAGCGGATTCCCCTGCATCTCTCGACCGTACTCGGCAATGTTTACTCGATGCTAGGCGCCCGGGCCGAAGAAAAGGGGCTGACGCTGGCGGTTGACCTGCCTTGGGAATTGGGGCGCAAACCCTTGCTCGGCGACCCCCTGCGGCTTGGCCAGATCCTCAATAATCTGGCGTCCAATGCGATCAAATTCAGCCAGCATGGCGAGATCAGGATCACGGTCGAACTGGCGGCTGAGGTCGGGCAGGAAGTACTGTTGCGCTTTTCGGTCAGCGACCAGGGGATCGGGATTGGCGAGGATGAACAGGCGCGTCTGTTCTGTCCCTTTGTCCAGGCCGACGAGTCGATGACCCGCCGCTTCGGCGGTACCGGGTTGGGGCTGGCGATCAGCCGGCGTCTGGTCGAGTTGATGGGCGGGGAAATCGGTGTCAGCAGCCAGTTGGGGCAGGGGAGTTGTTTCTGGTTCACCGTGCGCCTGCCGTTGGCCGATGAGGCTGCCAACGGCCAACTCCTGCCGCACGGCAGCGATGAGTCGGCGGAGAGCCGGCTGCGCCGTGATTTTGCTGGCGCATGCGTGCTGCTGGCGGAAGACGAGCCGATCAGCCAGGCGGTGATGCAGGGCGCTTTGGAAGAGGTTGGGTTGATTGCGGATCTGGCAGAGGACGGCGCTGCGGCGGTGGTGCTGGCGAACCAGCAGAAATACGCGCTGGTGCTGATGGATATGCAAATGCCGCATCTCAACGGGATTGAGGCAGCGCGCGCAATCCGTGCCGACTCGTTGAACCGGCAGACGCCGATTGTCGCCCTGACTGCCAATGCCTTTGAACAGGATCGCCTGGCCTGTCTCGACGCCGGGATGAACGACCACATCAGCAAGCCGGTCGATCTGGAACTGGTTTACGCCACCATTCATCGCTGGCTGAGTCGCAGCAAGGCTGCTGAGATGAGTGCGGTCGGCTGA
- the tyrS gene encoding tyrosine--tRNA ligase: MYKSPLLQDLQDRGLIAQLTDAETLDQMLTEEKVTLYCGFDPTADSLHLGHLVPVLILKRFQDAGHTPIALVGGATGMIGDPSFKATERKLNTPDVIASWVGKIRDQVKPFLKFEGDNAAIMANNYDWFSGMNCLEFLRDIGKHFSVNAMIKKESVQQRIQREDQGISYTEFSYSLLQGYDFAELYKRHGCKIQVGGSDQWGNITAGTDLTRRLHQTQAYGMTVPLITKADGTKFGKTESGAVWLDPKKTSPYAFYQFWLNTADADVYKFLKFFTFLPVDRINEIEAADKASGGKPEAQRILAEEATRLVHGEVALMAARRITESLFSGQLADLTENDLEQLAQDGMPGVQIDGANAGLIDALVAAGLAKSKSEARTFISGGSVAINGVKADSLDHQIVGDDRLFGRFSILRRGKKNYGLISWQ, from the coding sequence ATGTACAAGTCCCCCCTCCTTCAGGACCTGCAGGATCGCGGCCTGATCGCCCAGCTCACCGATGCGGAGACGCTCGACCAGATGCTGACCGAGGAGAAGGTGACGCTGTATTGCGGCTTCGACCCGACCGCCGACAGCCTGCACCTCGGCCATCTGGTGCCGGTGCTGATCCTCAAGCGTTTCCAGGACGCCGGCCACACCCCGATTGCGCTGGTCGGCGGCGCCACCGGGATGATCGGCGACCCCAGCTTCAAGGCCACCGAGCGCAAGCTGAACACGCCGGACGTGATCGCCAGCTGGGTCGGCAAGATCCGTGACCAGGTCAAGCCCTTTCTCAAGTTCGAGGGCGACAACGCGGCGATCATGGCCAACAACTACGACTGGTTCAGCGGCATGAACTGCCTGGAATTCCTGCGCGACATCGGCAAGCATTTCTCGGTCAACGCCATGATCAAGAAGGAATCGGTGCAGCAGCGCATCCAGCGCGAAGACCAGGGCATTTCCTACACCGAGTTTTCCTACAGCCTGCTGCAGGGCTACGATTTTGCCGAGTTGTACAAGCGCCACGGCTGCAAGATCCAGGTCGGCGGCTCCGACCAGTGGGGCAACATCACCGCCGGCACCGACCTGACCCGTCGCCTGCATCAGACTCAGGCCTACGGCATGACCGTACCGCTGATCACCAAGGCCGACGGCACCAAGTTCGGCAAGACCGAGTCCGGCGCCGTCTGGCTCGACCCGAAAAAGACCTCGCCCTACGCCTTCTACCAGTTCTGGCTGAACACGGCCGATGCCGACGTCTACAAATTCCTGAAGTTTTTCACTTTCCTGCCGGTCGACCGGATCAACGAGATCGAAGCCGCCGATAAAGCCAGCGGCGGCAAGCCGGAAGCCCAGCGCATTCTGGCCGAGGAAGCCACCCGTCTGGTGCATGGCGAAGTGGCGCTGATGGCCGCCCGCCGCATCACCGAAAGCCTGTTCTCCGGCCAGCTGGCCGACCTGACCGAGAACGACCTGGAGCAACTGGCGCAGGACGGCATGCCCGGCGTCCAGATCGACGGCGCCAACGCTGGCCTGATCGACGCGCTGGTGGCCGCCGGCCTGGCCAAGTCCAAGTCGGAAGCGCGCACCTTCATCTCGGGTGGCAGCGTCGCGATCAACGGCGTCAAGGCCGACTCGCTCGATCACCAGATCGTTGGCGACGACCGCCTGTTCGGCCGCTTCAGCATCCTGCGCCGGGGCAAGAAGAACTACGGCCTGATCAGCTGGCAGTAA
- the hda gene encoding DnaA regulatory inactivator Hda produces the protein MRQLTLDLVPDSPPTLDNFVAGSNAETVAALTEWLAGARPDTSFALYGESGCGRTHLLLASGFAYVDAATNPALAGITANGELAIDNVDRLDADGQIALFALFNQLKAATGRLLTAAPQPPAHLALREDLRTRLGSGLIYRLQALSDSEKAEALQALARERSLRLPGEISSYLLRHVSRDMRTLAMLLLALDQYSLEQKRPLTLPLLRELLQQYAP, from the coding sequence ATGCGCCAACTTACCCTCGACCTCGTGCCCGACAGCCCTCCGACGCTGGACAACTTCGTCGCTGGCAGCAATGCCGAAACCGTCGCGGCACTGACCGAATGGCTGGCTGGGGCGCGGCCCGACACCTCGTTTGCCCTTTACGGCGAGTCCGGCTGCGGCCGAACGCACCTGCTGCTGGCCAGCGGTTTCGCCTATGTCGATGCCGCCACCAACCCGGCCTTGGCTGGGATTACCGCCAACGGCGAGTTGGCGATCGACAATGTCGACCGGCTCGACGCCGATGGCCAGATTGCGCTGTTCGCGCTGTTCAATCAGCTCAAGGCTGCAACCGGTCGCCTGCTCACCGCCGCCCCGCAACCACCGGCCCACCTGGCCTTGCGCGAGGACTTGCGCACCCGCCTCGGCTCCGGCCTGATCTACCGGCTGCAAGCCTTGTCAGACAGCGAAAAGGCCGAGGCGCTGCAAGCCCTGGCCCGCGAACGCAGCCTGCGCCTGCCCGGCGAAATCAGCAGCTACTTGTTACGCCACGTCAGCCGCGACATGCGGACCCTGGCGATGCTACTGCTGGCGCTCGACCAGTATTCGCTGGAGCAGAAACGTCCGCTGACCCTGCCGCTATTGCGCGAACTGCTGCAGCAATACGCCCCCTGA
- a CDS encoding two-component system response regulator produces MDSGLLVFIVDDDEIILTVLREILAGQCAVECFTSVEACRARLPERQPDLLLLDLSLPGMDGYTFCRELKDDWETQDIPVIFVSANDDMETRLSCYEAGGEDFILKPFEPAEIQCKLQVAERIIASKRALNEQAGYAQRTALSAMTSMGELGVVLQFLSKSFACSDVESLAAAILDATRQWDLQAAVQLRLDGRVYSVSAHGPEVPLEVAVLNHVRNSGRIFQFKSRCVFNYGNLTLLLNNMPLDDEERAGRIRDNVALLAEGAAARMQAIESDLLAHRRREGIERVLPRVQQVLQSVQAGYRRSSFELTQSMLEFEQVLAKSFVSLGLTEEQEEFLTGLTGEQMRTMVASQDQGAQIIDQLQELADSLEALLRN; encoded by the coding sequence ATGGACAGCGGATTGTTGGTATTCATCGTCGATGATGACGAAATTATCCTGACCGTGTTGCGCGAGATTCTCGCGGGGCAATGTGCGGTCGAGTGCTTTACGTCGGTCGAGGCTTGCCGGGCGCGCCTGCCGGAGCGTCAGCCTGATCTGCTGTTGCTCGATCTGTCGTTGCCGGGGATGGATGGCTATACCTTCTGCCGCGAGTTGAAGGACGACTGGGAAACCCAGGATATTCCGGTAATTTTTGTCTCGGCCAACGATGACATGGAAACGCGTCTGAGTTGTTACGAAGCCGGAGGCGAGGATTTTATTCTCAAGCCTTTCGAGCCGGCCGAGATTCAGTGCAAGCTGCAGGTTGCCGAGCGGATCATTGCCAGCAAGCGGGCACTCAACGAGCAGGCGGGTTATGCCCAGCGGACTGCGCTTTCGGCCATGACCAGCATGGGTGAGTTGGGCGTGGTGCTGCAGTTTCTCAGCAAGTCTTTTGCCTGCAGCGATGTCGAGTCGCTGGCGGCAGCGATACTTGACGCAACCCGGCAGTGGGACTTGCAGGCAGCCGTTCAGTTGCGGCTCGACGGGCGGGTTTATTCGGTCAGTGCCCATGGTCCGGAAGTCCCGCTGGAAGTTGCGGTGCTCAACCATGTCCGTAACAGCGGGCGAATCTTCCAGTTCAAGTCGCGTTGTGTTTTCAACTACGGCAATCTGACGCTGCTGCTTAATAACATGCCGCTGGATGATGAGGAGCGGGCCGGACGAATTCGCGATAACGTAGCGCTGCTGGCCGAGGGGGCCGCAGCCCGGATGCAGGCGATTGAAAGTGATTTGCTGGCGCATCGTCGGCGCGAGGGGATCGAGCGGGTGCTGCCGAGGGTGCAGCAAGTGTTGCAATCGGTCCAGGCGGGCTACCGCCGCAGTTCCTTCGAACTGACGCAAAGCATGCTGGAGTTCGAGCAGGTGCTGGCCAAGTCCTTTGTTTCGCTTGGCTTGACCGAGGAACAGGAAGAATTCCTGACGGGGCTGACCGGCGAGCAGATGCGGACCATGGTAGCGTCACAGGATCAAGGTGCGCAGATCATCGATCAGCTGCAGGAACTGGCCGATTCGCTTGAGGCTTTGCTCAGGAACTGA
- a CDS encoding ABC transporter substrate-binding protein — MRCRKNDCQSRAWSWLCGLGLGLVLPLVLAADAGRALPVADSPAVDVGVQPLGIPSGVVSAVMQRDRVLQRALEVSRGTAVFHPFWRGPEIVPLLNRRQLEVGLLGDMPTLMATVGGQAVIVGLVKQTSTAIVGRGVIQVGELAGKRIGYVEGSSAHHTLLQGLRSAGLDEQRVQLLPLAVSEMPEALAAGRIDAFAGWEPAPAIALAASRDNRVVFRGLTSDYLVFGRAFAERQPESALQVAASFVRALEWMRRSQSNLERAVRWMKADALAFSGKPVGVTDAQAVRIVRQDLLEVPSAPAIPERLSRPPLRGEFDFLSRQGRLPEGAQWSAVEAALRYDGLARVIADPKRYRLSVFDYEN; from the coding sequence ATGAGATGCCGGAAAAATGATTGCCAAAGCCGCGCTTGGTCGTGGCTGTGCGGGTTGGGCTTGGGCTTGGTGTTGCCGCTGGTGCTGGCGGCTGATGCCGGGCGTGCGTTGCCGGTTGCCGATTCGCCTGCGGTTGATGTCGGTGTGCAGCCGTTGGGTATACCGTCAGGGGTGGTTAGCGCGGTGATGCAGCGCGACCGGGTTTTGCAGCGGGCGCTTGAGGTGTCGCGCGGGACTGCAGTGTTTCATCCCTTCTGGCGTGGGCCGGAGATTGTTCCGTTGCTTAATCGCCGTCAGCTGGAGGTCGGGTTGCTCGGCGACATGCCAACGCTGATGGCTACGGTCGGCGGGCAGGCCGTGATTGTCGGCCTGGTCAAGCAGACCTCGACTGCGATTGTCGGACGGGGCGTGATTCAGGTGGGCGAACTGGCCGGCAAGCGGATTGGTTATGTCGAGGGGTCGAGTGCGCATCACACCCTGCTGCAGGGCCTGCGCTCGGCTGGGCTCGACGAGCAGCGGGTGCAGCTGTTGCCGCTGGCCGTCAGCGAGATGCCAGAAGCACTGGCGGCTGGCCGCATCGACGCATTTGCCGGCTGGGAGCCGGCGCCGGCGATTGCCCTGGCCGCGAGCCGCGATAACCGGGTGGTATTTCGCGGCTTGACCAGCGACTATCTGGTGTTTGGCCGTGCATTCGCCGAGCGGCAGCCGGAGAGCGCCCTGCAGGTGGCCGCATCCTTCGTCAGGGCATTGGAGTGGATGCGTCGTTCCCAGTCCAATCTGGAGCGGGCAGTGCGCTGGATGAAGGCCGATGCCTTGGCCTTTTCGGGTAAGCCGGTCGGTGTGACGGATGCGCAGGCGGTACGGATTGTCCGTCAGGATTTGCTTGAGGTGCCATCGGCACCGGCTATTCCCGAGCGCTTGAGCCGGCCGCCGTTGCGCGGTGAGTTCGACTTTTTAAGTCGTCAGGGGCGCTTGCCGGAAGGTGCGCAATGGTCCGCCGTCGAAGCCGCTCTGCGGTATGACGGCCTGGCCAGAGTCATCGCTGATCCCAAACGCTATCGCCTGTCGGTTTTTGATTACGAGAATTGA
- a CDS encoding FlgO family outer membrane protein translates to MRALITGAWLVLAGLTLAGCETIRRDGDLPEPTYEEAGKNAFVQANYRAVGELMQRYGLPASVNNRAESAAAPFIVATVANIDQLEQSSTLGRLISEQVSSRLSQMGQQVVELKLRNGIYMKRNEGEFLLTREIKEVATAHRAQAVVLGTYAESASYIHVSLKLVNPANSMILAAHDYALPLDRQVRSMLRKSQPGLR, encoded by the coding sequence ATGCGCGCGCTGATAACGGGGGCTTGGCTGGTTCTGGCCGGGCTGACATTGGCCGGCTGCGAAACGATTCGGCGCGATGGCGATCTGCCGGAGCCGACGTACGAGGAGGCTGGCAAGAATGCTTTCGTTCAGGCCAACTACCGTGCAGTCGGCGAGTTGATGCAGCGTTACGGGCTGCCGGCGAGTGTCAACAACCGTGCCGAGAGTGCGGCCGCGCCGTTCATCGTGGCGACCGTGGCCAATATCGACCAGCTGGAGCAGTCGTCGACCCTGGGGCGGCTGATTTCCGAACAGGTGTCGTCGCGTCTGAGCCAGATGGGGCAGCAAGTGGTTGAACTGAAGTTGCGTAACGGGATTTACATGAAGCGCAACGAGGGTGAATTCCTGCTGACTCGTGAGATCAAGGAAGTGGCGACCGCGCATCGGGCGCAGGCGGTGGTTCTCGGGACTTATGCCGAAAGTGCGTCCTACATCCACGTCAGCCTCAAGCTCGTCAATCCGGCCAACAGCATGATCCTGGCCGCGCACGACTATGCGCTGCCGCTGGATCGGCAGGTGCGCAGCATGCTGCGCAAGAGCCAGCCGGGCCTGCGCTAG
- the purM gene encoding phosphoribosylformylglycinamidine cyclo-ligase, translating into MTQNTSLSYRDAGVDIDAGDALVDRIKPLAKKTLRDGVLGGIGGFGALFEVPKRYQEPVLVSGTDGVGTKLKLAFQLNRHDTVGQDLVAMSVNDILVQGAESLFFLDYFACGKLHVDTAAAVVGGIAKGCELAGCALIGGETAEMPGMYPDGEYDLAGFAVGVAEKSKLIDGKSIQPGDVVLGLASSGAHSNGYSLVRKIIERSNPDMNAPFDGERTLADVVMAPTRIYVKQVLATMQKVTIKGMAHITGGGLLENVPRVLPENTVAELQKAAWPRPKLFDWMQAEGNVAENEMHRTFNCGIGMVVIVSAAEADAAEAELKAQGEAVYRIGVIRARQGDEAQTLVV; encoded by the coding sequence ATGACCCAGAATACCTCCCTCTCCTACCGTGATGCCGGCGTCGATATCGATGCCGGCGATGCCCTCGTCGACCGCATCAAGCCGCTGGCCAAGAAGACGCTGCGCGATGGCGTGCTTGGCGGCATCGGCGGTTTCGGCGCCCTGTTCGAGGTGCCCAAGCGCTACCAGGAGCCGGTGCTGGTGTCCGGCACCGACGGCGTTGGCACCAAGCTCAAGCTGGCTTTCCAGCTCAATCGGCACGATACCGTCGGCCAGGATCTGGTGGCGATGAGCGTGAATGACATCCTGGTCCAAGGGGCCGAGTCGCTGTTCTTCCTCGACTACTTTGCCTGTGGCAAGCTGCATGTCGATACCGCCGCTGCGGTCGTCGGCGGTATCGCCAAGGGCTGTGAGCTGGCTGGTTGCGCGCTGATCGGTGGCGAAACCGCCGAAATGCCGGGGATGTACCCGGACGGTGAGTACGATCTGGCCGGCTTCGCCGTCGGGGTTGCCGAAAAATCCAAACTGATCGATGGCAAGTCGATCCAGCCGGGCGACGTGGTCCTTGGTCTGGCTTCTTCCGGCGCTCACTCCAACGGTTACTCGCTGGTGCGCAAGATCATCGAGCGTTCCAACCCGGATATGAACGCGCCGTTTGACGGCGAGCGCACCCTGGCCGACGTGGTGATGGCGCCGACCCGTATCTACGTCAAGCAGGTGCTGGCGACCATGCAGAAGGTGACGATCAAGGGCATGGCCCACATCACCGGCGGCGGCCTGCTTGAAAACGTGCCGCGCGTGCTGCCAGAGAATACCGTCGCCGAACTGCAGAAGGCTGCTTGGCCGCGTCCCAAGCTGTTCGACTGGATGCAGGCCGAAGGCAATGTTGCCGAAAACGAGATGCACCGTACCTTCAACTGCGGTATTGGCATGGTGGTGATCGTTTCTGCTGCCGAAGCCGATGCAGCCGAGGCCGAACTTAAGGCGCAGGGCGAGGCAGTCTATCGCATCGGCGTGATCCGGGCGCGTCAGGGTGACGAAGCGCAGACCCTGGTGGTCTGA
- a CDS encoding septal ring lytic transglycosylase RlpA family protein, with protein MTKRRPWWSDSPAQRAGRQLRLPALLLAGFLVFVFAPKPVMAAPAKPGNGLRQLATVAPPVVRGKARPLRPALKRAQPKAPPPSEPLASNPADYLVATLGAAEVLAGDFQGVHGAASFYGHAFQGRRTASGETFDVREFTGASNRFPLGSKVAVYRPDTEACVIVRINDRMAGHRKRVIDLSRSAAEALGSLRAGVAIVRVARLDPAHAAALFAGEGETDARQACRAAFGLPEMPDFYGQPPSEADFSLPVQDLGMQ; from the coding sequence GTGACGAAGCGCAGACCCTGGTGGTCTGATTCTCCGGCGCAGCGGGCTGGCCGGCAACTGCGCTTGCCGGCGCTGCTGCTGGCGGGATTTCTGGTTTTTGTTTTTGCCCCGAAGCCGGTTATGGCGGCTCCCGCCAAGCCGGGCAATGGGCTGCGGCAGCTTGCGACGGTCGCGCCGCCGGTCGTGCGCGGCAAAGCCCGGCCGTTGCGTCCGGCCCTTAAACGGGCCCAGCCCAAGGCCCCTCCACCCAGCGAGCCGCTGGCCAGCAATCCGGCCGATTACCTGGTTGCCACACTGGGTGCAGCCGAAGTGCTGGCCGGCGATTTTCAAGGGGTGCATGGCGCCGCCAGTTTTTACGGCCATGCCTTTCAGGGGCGGCGTACCGCCTCGGGCGAAACTTTCGATGTGCGCGAATTTACCGGTGCCAGCAACCGCTTCCCGCTGGGAAGCAAGGTTGCTGTTTACCGCCCGGATACCGAAGCTTGCGTGATTGTGCGGATTAATGACCGGATGGCCGGGCATCGCAAGCGGGTGATCGACCTGTCCCGCAGTGCGGCTGAGGCATTGGGTAGTCTGCGGGCTGGGGTAGCTATTGTACGGGTCGCCAGGCTTGACCCGGCGCATGCGGCAGCCCTGTTCGCTGGCGAGGGGGAAACCGACGCGCGACAGGCGTGCCGGGCGGCGTTTGGTTTGCCTGAGATGCCCGATTTTTACGGTCAACCGCCGTCAGAGGCCGATTTTTCGCTGCCGGTGCAGGATTTGGGAATGCAGTGA